The Bifidobacteriaceae bacterium genomic interval GATCGCCTAAACGCGGATCAGGCGGGCGCCTGCGGCCACGAACCGGTTGGCTGTCGAGGTCGACAGCTCGTGTCCGGTGATCAGCATTTCGAAGTCCTGCACCTCGGCGAACTTGACGAAGCTGGCCACGGAGAACTTGTGATGGGCGCCAATGAAGATTCGCCGTGTCGCGGCTTTCAGGGCTGTCTCTTTGACGGCGGCCACAGCGGGGTCCGGCGTGGTCAGCCCACGTTCGATCGAGACGCCGTTGGCGCCGAGGATGGCCAGGTCGATCGTCAGTTTGGCCAGCATTTCCGCCGGCCAGTGGTCCGCCACCGCCAGAGTGGCCGCGCGAAGCCGACCGCCCAGGATAACCACCTGCACGTTTGGCCGTGCGGCCAGGGCGGTCGCAACCGGCAACGACGCGGTGACAACCGTCAGCGGCCGGTCGGAAGGCAGACGATGCGCGACCAACTCCGTTTGGTAGCCCTCGTCGAGGTATATGGTTTGCGCTGGGCCGAGACGGCCGATCACAGCGTTCGCGATCCGCTGTTTCTCCTCCGGATTGATGCTGCGCCGGACCCCCAGGGCGATCTCGAAGCCGCCACTCTCAACCGCGTACGCGCGGCCGTAGGCTCGCCGGATCAGGCCCTGGGACTCAAGCAGTCGGAGATCACGCCTGATCGTCTCGGCAGACACGTGCATGATTGGCGGAATCCGGGACACGTCGATTCGTCCCTGCGAGCGGATGAGGGACAGCAACTCTGATCGCCGAGTGCTCGGTCCGGGACTCGGGCCGTCTGCGGGCTGGGTCATGGGTGGGGTCGCTTCCTTGTTGGAGGAGTCGTCATGGTCAGTGTTTGATGTGGTGTCGCCATCGAATGGCTTGGGCTGCTCTTGAGGCGGGACAGCGGGTCTTGGCGCCGCCGAGTGCCCTAAGGCGTGGCCTCCCAAACGGCTCACCAGACCGACCGCATCCTGGCCGTGGGGATCGAGATCGTGGTGGTTGTCCAACAGAGTCGCGTACTTCGCCGGTGATCGCAATGGTACGCCCGCGACCCCGAACTCCTGGCCACTTCTGCGGTCGGTCTGGTGTCCTAACCGCCGGCTCGTGCCCGGCGGAACCGTGAGGTGAGCGCGGAAGGCGGATGGCCGCTCACCCCGTCAGCAAATTCAGGTGTTTGCCACCGCCTTCCTCGGTTCGGCGGGCGACTTGGCGA includes:
- a CDS encoding DeoR/GlpR family DNA-binding transcription regulator — protein: MTQPADGPSPGPSTRRSELLSLIRSQGRIDVSRIPPIMHVSAETIRRDLRLLESQGLIRRAYGRAYAVESGGFEIALGVRRSINPEEKQRIANAVIGRLGPAQTIYLDEGYQTELVAHRLPSDRPLTVVTASLPVATALAARPNVQVVILGGRLRAATLAVADHWPAEMLAKLTIDLAILGANGVSIERGLTTPDPAVAAVKETALKAATRRIFIGAHHKFSVASFVKFAEVQDFEMLITGHELSTSTANRFVAAGARLIRV